A part of Spiribacter vilamensis genomic DNA contains:
- the dnaK gene encoding molecular chaperone DnaK, whose protein sequence is MGKIIGIDLGTTNSCVAVMEGGSARVIENSEGDRTTPSTVAFTEDGEVLVGAAAKRQAVTNPENTLHAIKRLIGRKFEEDVVQRDVREMPYSIVKADNADAWVEVRDKKMAPPEVSARVLQKMKSTVEDYLGEEVTEAVITVPAYFNDSQRQATKDAGRIAGLEVKRIINEPTAAALAYGLDKQGGDRKVAVYDLGGGTFDVSIIEIAEVEGEHQFEVLSTNGDTFLGGEDFDRAVIDYLIAEFKKDQGIDLSGDRLALQRLKEAAEKAKIELSSAQQTEVNLPYITADNTGPKHLNLKLTRAKLESLIEELVKRTIKPCEVALKDAGLKTSDIDEVILVGGQTRTPKVGEAVKSFFNKDARRDVNPDEAVAVGAAIQGGVLGGDVKDVLLLDVTPLSLGIETLGGVMTKLIEKNTTIPTKANQVFSTAEDNQSAVTVHVLQGEREMANDNKSLGKFDLSDIPPAPRGVPQVEVTFDIDANGILHVTAKDKGTGKEQSIQIRASGGLSDEDIERMVEDAETNAEEDRKARELVEARNQADGLIHGARKSLEEAGDKVSDEEKQSVEDAIAKVEEAVKGSDKEAIESATEALATASGKIAEKLYQDAGADGGAEQAGDADQSESNQEDVVDADFEEVKDDDKK, encoded by the coding sequence ATGGGTAAGATTATAGGCATTGACCTGGGAACAACGAATTCCTGCGTCGCTGTTATGGAAGGTGGCTCGGCACGGGTCATCGAAAACTCGGAGGGTGATCGCACCACTCCGTCCACCGTGGCATTCACCGAAGACGGAGAGGTGCTGGTCGGCGCGGCTGCGAAGCGCCAGGCCGTTACCAACCCCGAGAATACGCTGCACGCGATCAAGCGCCTCATCGGCCGCAAGTTCGAAGAGGATGTTGTTCAGCGCGACGTTCGCGAGATGCCCTACAGCATCGTCAAGGCCGATAACGCCGACGCCTGGGTCGAAGTGCGCGACAAGAAAATGGCACCGCCGGAAGTCTCCGCCCGCGTCCTGCAGAAGATGAAGAGCACCGTCGAGGACTATCTCGGCGAGGAAGTGACCGAGGCGGTCATCACCGTGCCGGCATACTTCAACGACTCGCAGCGCCAGGCGACCAAGGACGCCGGGCGCATCGCCGGGCTCGAGGTCAAGCGGATCATCAACGAGCCCACCGCCGCGGCACTTGCCTACGGGCTCGACAAGCAGGGCGGCGATCGCAAGGTCGCTGTCTATGACCTCGGCGGCGGCACGTTCGACGTCTCGATCATCGAGATCGCCGAGGTCGAGGGTGAGCACCAGTTCGAGGTCCTGTCGACGAACGGTGATACGTTCCTTGGAGGCGAGGACTTCGACCGCGCGGTTATCGACTACCTGATCGCCGAGTTCAAGAAGGATCAGGGCATCGATCTCTCCGGTGACCGGCTTGCCCTGCAGCGGCTCAAGGAAGCCGCCGAGAAGGCGAAGATCGAGCTTTCGTCCGCCCAGCAGACCGAGGTCAATCTGCCCTACATCACGGCGGACAATACCGGGCCCAAGCATCTCAACCTCAAGCTCACGCGGGCCAAGCTCGAGAGCCTTATCGAGGAGCTCGTCAAGCGCACCATCAAGCCCTGCGAAGTGGCGCTGAAGGATGCCGGCCTGAAGACGAGTGATATCGACGAGGTCATCCTGGTCGGTGGTCAGACCCGCACGCCCAAGGTCGGCGAAGCGGTCAAGTCGTTCTTCAACAAGGATGCGCGTCGCGATGTGAACCCCGATGAGGCGGTTGCGGTTGGTGCGGCCATCCAGGGCGGCGTGCTTGGCGGCGACGTCAAGGACGTGCTGCTGCTCGATGTCACCCCGCTGTCGCTCGGCATCGAGACGCTCGGTGGCGTGATGACCAAGCTCATCGAGAAGAACACCACGATCCCGACCAAGGCGAACCAGGTGTTCTCCACCGCCGAGGACAATCAGAGTGCCGTGACCGTGCATGTCCTCCAGGGCGAGCGGGAAATGGCGAACGATAACAAGTCGCTCGGCAAGTTCGATCTCTCCGACATCCCGCCGGCGCCGCGCGGTGTGCCGCAGGTCGAGGTGACCTTTGACATCGACGCCAACGGCATCCTGCATGTCACGGCGAAGGACAAGGGCACCGGCAAGGAGCAGTCGATCCAGATCCGCGCCTCCGGCGGTCTGTCCGACGAAGACATCGAGCGGATGGTTGAAGACGCGGAGACGAACGCCGAGGAGGACCGCAAGGCCCGTGAGCTGGTCGAGGCCCGCAACCAGGCCGATGGCCTGATCCACGGTGCCCGCAAGAGCCTCGAGGAGGCCGGTGACAAGGTCTCGGACGAGGAAAAGCAGTCCGTCGAAGACGCGATTGCCAAGGTCGAGGAGGCCGTGAAGGGCAGCGACAAGGAGGCCATCGAGTCGGCCACCGAGGCGCTGGCCACGGCATCGGGCAAGATCGCCGAGAAGCTCTACCAGGATGCCGGTGCCGATGGCGGCGCCGAGCAGGCGGGTGACGCCGATCAGTCCGAGTCGAACCAGGAAGACGTCGTCGACGCCGACTTCGAGGAAGTCAAGGACGACGACAAGAAGTAA
- a CDS encoding NAD(P)/FAD-dependent oxidoreductase yields MRIAIIGAGIAGLSAAGALRAAGIEPVVFDKGRGPGGRIVSKRTPYGGVDLGTQYFTARDGEFRAAVDDWRQAGVVEPWVVTPLVLPERQPARPQERLVAVPRMSALARYMADGVDLHSGVQVSEMVRESTEWAIYDRHGESLGQFDSVLLTAPAPQAQSLLAEPSPRLAARAVAAPMQPCWSAGVVLEKPLDVDFDAGFPSSGPLGWVARLGSRPQRPDDPEIWTLHATDAWSEANIEWSPDAAGEFLARSFADLVRRRPLIRDQIAHRWRFARARTALAEPAGYLEHDHLLCAGDWITDGRVEGAWRSGRAAARRLLSLAAEQSGPDGE; encoded by the coding sequence ATGCGTATCGCCATTATTGGAGCGGGCATTGCCGGGCTCAGTGCGGCCGGCGCGCTGAGGGCCGCCGGCATCGAGCCGGTGGTTTTCGACAAGGGCCGCGGCCCGGGTGGACGGATCGTCAGTAAACGCACCCCTTACGGCGGCGTTGACCTGGGCACTCAGTACTTTACCGCTCGCGACGGCGAGTTTCGGGCTGCGGTGGATGACTGGCGGCAGGCCGGGGTGGTCGAGCCCTGGGTGGTGACACCTCTGGTGCTGCCGGAGCGACAGCCGGCGCGGCCCCAGGAGCGGCTAGTGGCCGTGCCGCGGATGTCGGCCCTCGCGCGTTACATGGCCGATGGTGTGGATCTGCACAGCGGTGTGCAGGTCAGTGAAATGGTTCGCGAATCGACGGAATGGGCCATCTACGACCGCCACGGGGAATCCCTGGGCCAGTTCGACAGTGTTCTGCTGACCGCCCCGGCACCCCAGGCGCAGTCGCTGCTGGCCGAGCCCAGTCCGCGCCTCGCCGCACGGGCGGTGGCTGCGCCGATGCAGCCCTGCTGGTCGGCCGGGGTGGTCCTCGAGAAACCGCTGGACGTAGACTTCGATGCCGGCTTCCCTAGCAGCGGTCCCCTTGGCTGGGTGGCACGGCTGGGCTCCCGTCCCCAGCGCCCCGATGACCCGGAGATTTGGACGTTGCATGCGACCGACGCCTGGAGCGAGGCGAATATCGAGTGGTCGCCGGATGCTGCCGGGGAGTTCCTTGCGCGGAGTTTCGCCGACCTGGTGCGGCGGCGACCGCTGATCCGCGATCAGATCGCCCATCGCTGGCGCTTTGCCCGGGCTCGTACCGCACTCGCCGAGCCCGCCGGGTATCTCGAGCACGACCATCTCTTGTGTGCCGGTGACTGGATCACCGATGGTCGGGTCGAGGGGGCGTGGCGCAGTGGTCGCGCCGCAGCACGGCGACTGCTTAGTCTGGCCGCCGAGCAATCCGGGCCAGACGGCGAATAA
- the grpE gene encoding nucleotide exchange factor GrpE encodes MNEDDKQAAQPDNQQPTDTGETVEAEGEQRTPEELSAALEAAEARAQENWSEYLRARAEMENLRRRSEKDVAAARQQSLEKLAGELLAVKDSLEMGLKAAQEENADAARLAEGSELTLRMFDQALGKFSIEEIDPQGERFDPERHEAMTAQETADYDPNTVVNVIQKGYRIGERLLRPARVIVSKAPSDSGDGA; translated from the coding sequence ATGAACGAAGACGATAAACAGGCCGCGCAGCCCGACAATCAACAGCCGACCGATACCGGGGAGACCGTCGAGGCGGAGGGCGAGCAGCGAACGCCCGAGGAGCTCAGTGCGGCACTCGAGGCCGCCGAGGCTCGCGCGCAGGAGAACTGGAGCGAGTACCTGCGTGCCCGCGCCGAGATGGAAAACCTGCGCCGGCGGTCCGAGAAGGATGTCGCCGCGGCCCGGCAGCAGTCGCTCGAGAAGCTCGCCGGTGAACTCCTCGCGGTCAAGGACAGCCTCGAGATGGGGTTGAAGGCCGCGCAGGAAGAGAACGCCGATGCAGCGCGACTGGCCGAAGGCTCGGAGTTGACGCTGCGGATGTTCGATCAGGCGCTCGGGAAATTCAGCATCGAGGAGATTGATCCGCAGGGCGAGCGCTTCGATCCGGAACGTCACGAGGCGATGACCGCACAGGAGACCGCCGACTACGATCCGAACACCGTGGTGAACGTCATCCAGAAAGGCTATCGGATCGGCGAGCGTCTGCTTCGGCCGGCACGGGTCATCGTGTCGAAAGCCCCGTCGGATTCCGGCGACGGGGCTTGA
- the dapC gene encoding succinyldiaminopimelate transaminase, producing the protein MASDRQAPGQPGLARLQPYPFERLRALLAGIEPPSEPAPVPLSIGEPKHPVPASIASALKDGVAESLGRYPASAGLPELREAIAGWLGQRFRLDDTAVDPDRHILPAAGTREALFAVTQALLDPADRPDVFMPNPFYQIYEGAALLAGGRPRMLNTDADSGLPVIEAVSDADWARCGLIYLCSPGNPTGRIIPQAFWQRLFRLQARHGFVIAADECYSELYRDESHPPLGLLQACAAEGRHGFEGCLVFHSLSKRSNVPGLRSGFIAGDARLIQAFRAYRTYQGCALPLHVQKASVAAWSDETHVRANRDAYREKFRRARAILADVAPYREPEAGFYIWLPVPGGDDEAFTRALYAATGITVLPGRYLSRPTADGDPGAGHVRMALVADTAVCEDAMRRIRQFIEQTY; encoded by the coding sequence ATGGCGTCTGACCGGCAGGCACCCGGTCAACCCGGACTGGCACGCCTGCAGCCCTATCCCTTCGAGCGCCTGCGCGCACTGCTGGCCGGCATCGAGCCACCCTCGGAACCGGCACCGGTGCCGCTATCCATCGGCGAGCCGAAACATCCCGTACCGGCATCGATCGCCAGTGCGCTCAAAGACGGTGTGGCCGAGAGCCTGGGCCGGTATCCCGCCAGCGCCGGCCTGCCCGAACTGCGTGAGGCGATCGCGGGCTGGCTCGGCCAGCGCTTCCGGCTCGACGACACGGCGGTCGATCCGGACCGACACATCCTGCCGGCGGCGGGTACGCGGGAGGCGCTCTTCGCCGTCACCCAGGCCCTGCTCGACCCGGCCGACCGCCCCGATGTGTTCATGCCCAACCCGTTCTACCAGATCTACGAGGGCGCCGCGTTACTCGCCGGCGGCCGGCCGCGCATGCTCAATACCGATGCCGACAGTGGACTGCCGGTGATCGAAGCGGTAAGCGACGCCGACTGGGCGCGCTGCGGTCTGATCTATCTGTGCAGTCCGGGCAACCCCACCGGCCGGATCATCCCGCAGGCGTTCTGGCAGCGGCTGTTTCGGCTACAGGCGCGTCACGGCTTCGTGATCGCCGCAGACGAGTGCTATAGCGAACTCTACCGCGACGAATCGCACCCACCCCTCGGGCTTTTGCAGGCCTGCGCCGCCGAGGGCCGTCACGGCTTCGAGGGCTGCCTGGTCTTCCACAGCCTGTCGAAACGCTCGAACGTACCGGGGCTGCGATCCGGATTCATCGCCGGTGATGCGCGTCTCATTCAGGCGTTCCGGGCCTATCGCACCTACCAGGGCTGCGCGCTGCCACTGCACGTGCAAAAGGCCAGCGTGGCCGCCTGGTCGGACGAAACCCACGTTCGCGCCAATCGCGACGCCTATCGCGAGAAATTCCGCCGGGCACGGGCGATTCTCGCCGACGTCGCCCCCTATCGCGAGCCCGAGGCCGGTTTCTACATCTGGCTGCCGGTTCCCGGAGGGGATGACGAGGCGTTCACCCGGGCGCTCTATGCCGCCACCGGCATCACCGTTCTACCGGGCCGCTATCTGTCGCGCCCCACCGCCGACGGCGACCCCGGTGCCGGCCACGTGCGCATGGCACTGGTGGCCGACACCGCCGTCTGCGAGGATGCGATGCGGCGGATCCGCCAATTCATCGAACAGACGTACTGA
- the hrcA gene encoding heat-inducible transcriptional repressor HrcA: MAQRHRDEPLSARSQHLLKVLVHRYIRDGQPVGSRALTRETGLDLSAASIRNVMADLEEAGYIRSPHTSAGRIPTDRGYRFFVDTLLSGHRDSGLNAETLRIRLDGEGSTDSLVDSASNILSGLTHLAGVVTLPRRDYGAIRHIEFLPLSRRRILAILVVNDAEVQNRVIETERDYTAAELQQVSNYLSAEFAGKSVGEVRRGLLEAMQADQHDVNALMNSAIAVARELFADDESRDDDFVMAGETNLMTLAELSSVDKLKELFEAFDRKRDILHLLDRCLSADGVQIFIGQESGYQAFDGVSLVTSTYQSDDNVLGVLGVIGPTRMEYDRVIPIVDVTARLLGHALKPTH, encoded by the coding sequence TAAAGGTGCTGGTCCATCGCTATATCCGCGACGGCCAGCCCGTCGGCTCCCGAGCGTTGACCCGCGAGACCGGGCTCGATCTCAGCGCGGCGTCGATTCGCAATGTCATGGCCGATCTGGAAGAGGCGGGCTATATCCGCTCGCCGCACACCTCTGCAGGTCGCATCCCCACGGATCGCGGTTACCGGTTCTTCGTCGATACCCTGTTGAGCGGTCACCGCGACAGCGGGCTCAATGCCGAAACCCTGCGCATACGGCTCGATGGCGAGGGGAGCACCGATTCACTGGTGGACTCGGCCTCGAACATTCTCTCCGGGCTGACCCATCTCGCGGGTGTCGTGACGCTGCCGCGGCGGGATTACGGGGCGATCCGGCATATCGAGTTCCTGCCGCTGTCGCGGCGCCGGATCCTGGCCATTCTCGTGGTCAATGACGCCGAGGTGCAGAACCGGGTGATCGAGACCGAGCGCGATTACACCGCGGCAGAGCTCCAGCAGGTATCGAACTACCTGTCGGCGGAATTCGCGGGCAAGAGCGTGGGTGAGGTCCGCCGCGGCCTGCTAGAGGCGATGCAGGCGGACCAGCACGACGTCAACGCCCTCATGAACTCGGCGATCGCGGTGGCACGTGAGCTTTTCGCGGATGACGAGAGCCGGGATGACGATTTCGTCATGGCGGGCGAGACCAATTTGATGACCCTCGCCGAGCTCTCGAGCGTCGACAAGCTCAAGGAGCTGTTCGAGGCGTTCGATCGCAAACGCGACATTCTCCACCTGCTCGATCGCTGTCTCTCCGCGGACGGTGTGCAGATTTTTATCGGCCAGGAGTCGGGGTACCAGGCGTTTGACGGGGTCAGCCTGGTGACCTCCACCTACCAGAGCGACGACAACGTTCTGGGCGTGCTCGGTGTGATCGGACCGACGCGCATGGAATACGATCGCGTGATCCCCATCGTTGATGTAACGGCACGTCTGCTCGGTCATGCCTTGAAACCAACGCATTGA
- the dapD gene encoding 2,3,4,5-tetrahydropyridine-2,6-dicarboxylate N-succinyltransferase, translating to MESIQETIESAFERRDTLTPANAPAELHDAVARALGRLDRGEARVAEKADGEWQVNEWLKKAVLLSFRLTPNQRMRGAETDYFDKVAMKYADYNSADFEADGVRVVPPAAARRGAYIAEGVVLMPSYVNIGAYVDRGTMVDTWATVGSCAQIGRNVHLSGGAGIGGVLEPLQASPTIVEDNCFIGARSEIVEGVRVEEGAVISMGVFIGQSTKIYNRETGEVIHGRVPAGAVVVPGSLPAADGSHSLACAVIIKHVDAQTRAKVGINELLRP from the coding sequence ATGGAATCCATCCAGGAAACGATCGAGTCCGCTTTCGAGCGGCGCGACACACTGACGCCCGCCAACGCCCCTGCCGAACTACACGATGCCGTGGCCCGGGCGCTGGGTCGACTCGATCGGGGCGAGGCACGCGTTGCCGAGAAGGCCGACGGCGAATGGCAGGTCAACGAGTGGTTGAAAAAGGCCGTTCTGCTGTCGTTCCGCCTCACTCCCAACCAGCGCATGCGCGGCGCCGAGACGGATTACTTCGACAAGGTGGCGATGAAATACGCCGACTACAACAGCGCCGACTTCGAGGCCGACGGGGTCCGCGTTGTCCCGCCGGCCGCCGCGCGTCGCGGCGCCTACATCGCCGAGGGCGTGGTGTTGATGCCCTCCTACGTCAATATCGGCGCCTATGTCGATCGCGGCACCATGGTCGACACCTGGGCGACCGTAGGCTCGTGCGCGCAGATCGGGCGCAATGTCCACCTCTCCGGCGGTGCCGGCATCGGCGGTGTGCTCGAGCCGCTGCAGGCCAGCCCCACCATTGTCGAGGACAACTGCTTTATCGGCGCGCGCTCCGAGATCGTCGAGGGTGTTCGGGTGGAGGAAGGCGCCGTCATCTCGATGGGCGTGTTCATTGGCCAGAGCACCAAGATCTACAACCGCGAAACCGGCGAGGTGATTCATGGCCGGGTGCCCGCCGGCGCCGTTGTGGTTCCCGGCAGTCTGCCCGCCGCCGATGGCAGCCACAGCCTTGCCTGCGCGGTCATCATCAAGCATGTCGATGCCCAGACCCGTGCCAAGGTCGGCATCAACGAGCTGTTGCGGCCCTGA
- the dnaJ gene encoding molecular chaperone DnaJ has translation MAKRDYYEILEVSKNASESDLKKAYRRLAMKYHPDRNPDDNDAEVRFKEVKEAYEVLSDPQKRSAYDQFGHAGVDPSAGGGGAGGGGFGRGGGDFADIFSDVFGDIFGGGGRGGARAFRGADLRYRMEISLEEAVQGVEQDIRIPTQVTCDACDGSGAAPGSQPETCPTCNGHGDVRVQQGFFSIQQSCPRCHGTGQVISDPCRKCRGNGTVSDQKTLNVQVPPGVDTGDRIRLSGEGEPGEQGGPPGDLYVEMVVKPHPIFTREGADLRCDIPLGVTTAALGGEIEVPTLDGRVTLRIPAGTQSGKVFRVRGKGVKPVRGGTHGDLLCRVMVETPVNLTSRQKELLEELAETLDQDGEHHNPRGSSWVDSVKSFFDRMKL, from the coding sequence ATGGCAAAACGCGACTATTACGAAATCCTCGAGGTCTCCAAAAACGCCTCCGAGAGCGATCTGAAAAAGGCCTATCGCCGTCTGGCGATGAAGTACCATCCGGACCGGAACCCGGATGACAACGACGCCGAAGTGCGGTTCAAGGAAGTCAAAGAGGCCTACGAGGTCCTGAGTGATCCGCAGAAGCGCTCGGCCTATGACCAGTTCGGTCACGCCGGCGTCGATCCCAGTGCCGGCGGCGGTGGCGCCGGTGGTGGCGGGTTTGGCCGCGGTGGTGGCGACTTCGCCGATATCTTCTCCGACGTCTTCGGTGACATCTTCGGCGGCGGCGGTCGCGGCGGTGCCCGTGCCTTCCGCGGGGCCGATCTGCGCTATCGCATGGAGATCTCGCTCGAAGAGGCGGTCCAGGGCGTCGAGCAGGATATCCGCATTCCGACGCAGGTGACCTGCGATGCCTGTGACGGCAGCGGCGCGGCGCCGGGCAGCCAGCCCGAGACCTGCCCCACCTGTAACGGCCACGGCGATGTCCGGGTGCAGCAGGGCTTTTTCTCCATCCAGCAGAGCTGCCCGCGCTGTCATGGCACCGGCCAGGTGATCAGCGATCCCTGCCGCAAGTGCCGGGGCAACGGCACGGTATCCGACCAGAAGACCCTCAATGTACAGGTGCCGCCGGGCGTTGATACCGGCGATCGTATCCGCCTGAGTGGCGAGGGTGAGCCCGGCGAGCAGGGTGGCCCGCCCGGTGATCTCTACGTGGAAATGGTGGTTAAACCCCACCCGATCTTCACTCGCGAGGGTGCCGATCTCCGCTGCGACATCCCGCTCGGCGTGACGACGGCGGCCCTCGGCGGCGAGATCGAGGTGCCCACGCTGGATGGGCGCGTCACGCTCCGTATCCCTGCGGGCACCCAGTCCGGCAAGGTGTTCCGGGTCCGCGGCAAGGGCGTCAAGCCCGTGCGTGGCGGCACCCACGGCGATCTGCTCTGCCGCGTGATGGTCGAGACACCGGTCAATCTGACCAGTCGGCAGAAGGAGCTGCTCGAGGAACTCGCCGAGACGCTGGATCAGGACGGCGAGCACCACAATCCACGGGGCAGTTCCTGGGTGGACTCGGTGAAGTCGTTCTTCGACCGGATGAAACTCTGA
- the dapB gene encoding 4-hydroxy-tetrahydrodipicolinate reductase, with protein sequence MTRIAILGAAGRMGRTLIRLIAAADGLDLVGATARPGSDADGLDAGTLAGCGALDVRVTVSVAAAIESADVAIDFTLPAALIGNLEAATAAACPIVIGTTGIDADGNAAIDSAAASIPIVYAANYSSGVTLLQRLVRTAASALDSDYDAEIVESHHRYKRDAPSGTARALGQCVAEGRGVRLDEQATYAREGLTGERPAGAIGFQALRGGDIVGEHTVMFAGDGERIELTHRAASRETFARGALRAARWLTGQPAGRYDMEDVLGLRG encoded by the coding sequence ATGACCCGAATCGCGATACTCGGTGCCGCGGGCCGGATGGGGCGAACGCTCATCCGGCTGATCGCCGCCGCTGACGGGCTCGATCTTGTCGGTGCCACTGCCAGGCCGGGCAGCGACGCAGACGGCCTCGATGCCGGCACGCTTGCCGGATGCGGGGCACTGGATGTGAGGGTCACGGTATCGGTAGCGGCCGCCATTGAGAGCGCCGATGTGGCGATCGATTTCACCCTGCCGGCAGCACTCATCGGCAATCTGGAGGCCGCGACGGCCGCTGCGTGCCCGATCGTGATCGGGACAACCGGGATCGACGCCGACGGTAACGCCGCGATCGATTCGGCGGCGGCCTCGATCCCGATCGTCTATGCGGCGAACTACAGTAGCGGTGTCACGCTGCTGCAAAGGCTGGTGCGTACCGCCGCGTCGGCACTCGATAGCGACTACGACGCCGAAATCGTCGAATCGCATCATCGCTACAAGCGTGATGCCCCGTCGGGGACGGCGCGCGCGCTCGGCCAGTGCGTGGCCGAGGGGCGGGGCGTACGGCTCGACGAGCAGGCGACCTACGCCCGCGAGGGGCTGACCGGCGAGCGGCCGGCCGGTGCCATCGGGTTCCAGGCCCTGCGCGGCGGTGACATCGTGGGCGAGCATACGGTGATGTTTGCCGGCGATGGTGAGCGTATCGAGCTCACCCATCGCGCGGCGAGTCGGGAGACATTCGCGCGCGGTGCCCTGCGCGCTGCTCGATGGTTAACGGGCCAACCCGCGGGCCGCTACGATATGGAAGACGTGCTGGGCCTGCGGGGCTGA
- the dapE gene encoding succinyl-diaminopimelate desuccinylase — translation MAADDSMDASDSADRALALTEALIARASVTPSDAGCQPLIAEHLTAAGFDIEWLPRGDVTNVLATRGRSGPLLLFVGHTDVVPAGPVAGWRSPPFEPTRRDGHLFGRGSADMKTSVAAFTTACEAMAATPAAVEGLRIAVALTSDEEGPAQDGMRAIAPILAERLGTIDWCLVGEPSSRTTLGDTIRVGRRGSLSGEISVTGRQGHVAYPDQADNPVHRLAPILAALVGTQWDSGTEEFPPTRLQITGIDTDTDAGNVIPGRASARFNLRYSPATTAEALQERITTTLETYAPMAGIHWHHSAVPFASDAGPLRQAISDVIEDRIGSAPIANTAGGTSDGRFIAPLGAEVVEFGPVNQSIHQIDENVAIDAIGQLTEAYEAIIRRLARIARRPD, via the coding sequence GTGGCGGCCGACGATTCCATGGACGCGTCCGACAGCGCTGACCGGGCCCTCGCACTCACCGAGGCGCTGATTGCCCGTGCCTCGGTGACCCCGAGCGACGCCGGCTGTCAGCCGCTGATCGCGGAGCATCTGACGGCGGCGGGATTCGACATCGAGTGGCTGCCGCGGGGCGACGTCACGAATGTGCTCGCGACCCGCGGTCGATCCGGTCCGTTACTACTCTTCGTCGGGCACACCGACGTGGTGCCGGCGGGACCGGTGGCGGGCTGGCGGTCGCCACCGTTCGAGCCGACGCGACGCGATGGCCACCTGTTCGGTCGCGGCAGTGCCGACATGAAAACCAGTGTCGCCGCCTTCACCACAGCCTGCGAGGCCATGGCGGCGACCCCGGCGGCCGTTGAGGGACTGCGCATTGCCGTTGCGTTAACCAGTGACGAGGAGGGCCCGGCGCAGGACGGCATGCGGGCGATCGCGCCAATCCTCGCCGAACGCCTGGGTACCATCGACTGGTGCCTGGTCGGCGAGCCGAGCAGTCGGACAACCCTCGGCGATACCATCCGGGTCGGTCGACGCGGCTCCCTGAGTGGCGAGATTTCCGTGACCGGGCGCCAGGGCCATGTCGCTTACCCGGACCAGGCCGATAATCCGGTACATCGCCTTGCCCCGATCCTCGCCGCCCTGGTCGGCACGCAGTGGGATAGCGGCACCGAGGAATTCCCGCCGACGCGGCTACAGATCACCGGTATCGATACCGATACGGATGCGGGCAACGTCATCCCCGGACGAGCCTCGGCCCGGTTCAACCTGCGCTATTCCCCGGCCACCACCGCCGAAGCGCTGCAAGAACGGATTACCACGACGCTCGAGACGTATGCGCCAATGGCAGGCATCCACTGGCATCACTCCGCGGTGCCGTTCGCCAGCGATGCCGGACCACTGCGGCAGGCAATCAGCGACGTTATCGAGGACCGAATCGGCAGCGCACCGATCGCCAACACCGCCGGCGGGACATCGGACGGGCGATTCATCGCGCCGCTAGGGGCGGAGGTGGTCGAGTTCGGACCGGTCAACCAGAGCATCCACCAGATCGATGAAAACGTCGCCATTGACGCCATCGGTCAGCTGACCGAGGCCTACGAGGCGATTATTCGCCGTCTGGCCCGGATTGCTCGGCGGCCAGACTAA